A stretch of Pseudomonas taetrolens DNA encodes these proteins:
- a CDS encoding ATP-binding cassette domain-containing protein, producing MTLLKFSDVSLAFGSMPLLDKVSWQIARGERVCIIGRNGTGKSSMMKLVKGDQKPDDGSVWRAPGLKIGELPQELPVADERTVFDVVAEGLDGVGELLAQYHHLSQNIVTDADLDKLMHVQQDLEARDGWRLQQLVDSTLSRLQLPADKTLAELSGGWRRRVLLAQALVSEPDLLLLDEPTNHLDIGAIAWLEEALKDFQGAVLFITHDRSFLQNLATRILELDRGGLIDWNGDYASFLVHKEATLAAEETANALFDKRLAQEEVWIRQGIKARRTRNEGRVRALKELRVERSERRERTGKANIQLDTADKSGKQVMVLENVSFAHPGGPFLLKDFSMVLQRGDRIGLLGANGTGKTTLLKLMLGGLTPTEGTVEEGTRIDVAYFDQLRHQLDLEKTVIDNVAEGRDFIEIDGQSRHVLSYLGDFLFSPQRARTPVKALSGGERARLLLAKLFSKPANLLVLDEPTNDLDVETLELLEEVLLTFKGTVLMVSHDRAFLDNVVTSTLVFQGEGKVREYVGGYQDWLRQGGSPRLLGVTESKSGKADLNSAVVEAAPAPVAAAQLAPVAKKKLSYKLQRELEALPGDIDAKEQAIAVVEAEMADSGFYLLPAAKTAEVIAKLEKLQAELEQLVERWAELDA from the coding sequence ATGACCCTGCTCAAATTCAGCGATGTGTCCCTTGCTTTCGGCTCTATGCCGTTGTTGGACAAGGTGTCCTGGCAGATCGCCCGTGGAGAGCGGGTGTGCATCATCGGCCGCAACGGCACCGGCAAGTCCAGCATGATGAAGCTGGTTAAAGGTGATCAAAAGCCCGACGACGGCTCTGTCTGGCGCGCACCCGGCCTCAAGATTGGCGAATTGCCGCAAGAGTTGCCGGTTGCCGACGAACGGACCGTGTTCGACGTAGTGGCCGAAGGTCTGGACGGTGTGGGCGAACTGCTTGCGCAGTACCACCACCTGAGCCAGAACATCGTGACCGATGCCGATCTGGACAAGCTGATGCACGTCCAGCAAGACCTCGAAGCCCGTGACGGCTGGCGCTTGCAGCAATTGGTCGATAGCACCCTGAGCCGCTTGCAGCTACCGGCTGACAAAACGCTTGCAGAATTGTCCGGTGGCTGGCGTCGACGCGTCCTGCTGGCGCAAGCACTGGTTTCCGAACCGGATCTGTTGCTGCTCGACGAACCGACCAACCACCTGGACATCGGCGCAATCGCCTGGCTTGAAGAAGCCCTGAAGGATTTCCAGGGCGCGGTTCTGTTCATTACGCACGACCGTTCATTCCTGCAAAACCTGGCGACCCGGATCCTGGAACTGGATCGTGGCGGCCTGATCGACTGGAACGGCGACTACGCCAGCTTCCTGGTTCACAAGGAAGCGACCCTGGCGGCTGAAGAAACGGCTAACGCCTTGTTCGACAAACGCCTGGCCCAGGAAGAAGTGTGGATTCGCCAGGGCATCAAGGCGCGCCGTACCCGTAACGAAGGCCGTGTTCGCGCGTTGAAAGAATTGCGCGTCGAGCGCAGCGAGCGTCGTGAGCGCACCGGTAAAGCCAACATCCAGCTCGACACCGCCGACAAGTCCGGCAAGCAGGTGATGGTGCTGGAAAACGTCAGCTTTGCTCACCCGGGTGGTCCGTTCCTGCTCAAGGACTTCTCGATGGTGCTCCAGCGCGGCGACCGTATCGGTCTGCTGGGTGCCAACGGTACGGGTAAAACCACGCTGTTGAAACTGATGCTGGGCGGTCTGACGCCTACCGAGGGTACGGTTGAAGAGGGCACTCGAATCGACGTAGCTTACTTCGATCAGTTGCGTCACCAGTTGGACCTGGAAAAAACCGTTATCGATAACGTGGCTGAAGGCCGCGACTTTATCGAGATCGACGGCCAAAGCCGCCACGTGCTCAGTTATCTGGGCGACTTCCTGTTCAGCCCTCAGCGTGCCCGTACGCCGGTCAAGGCGCTGTCAGGTGGTGAGCGTGCGCGTCTGTTGCTGGCGAAGCTGTTCAGCAAGCCTGCCAACCTGCTGGTACTGGATGAGCCGACCAACGACCTGGACGTTGAAACGCTGGAGCTGCTGGAGGAGGTTTTGCTGACCTTCAAAGGCACCGTGCTGATGGTCAGCCACGACCGGGCATTCCTCGACAACGTGGTGACCAGTACTCTGGTGTTCCAGGGCGAAGGCAAGGTCCGCGAATACGTGGGCGGCTATCAGGACTGGCTGCGTCAGGGCGGTTCACCTCGCCTGTTGGGCGTGACCGAGAGCAAGTCCGGCAAAGCCGACTTGAACTCTGCCGTAGTGGAGGCCGCTCCGGCACCGGTTGCTGCCGCTCAGCTTGCACCTGTGGCAAAAAAGAAGCTCAGCTACAAGTTACAGCGCGAGCTGGAAGCCTTGCCGGGTGATATTGATGCGAAAGAGCAGGCGATTGCTGTCGTTGAAGCCGAAATGGCGGATTCAGGCTTTTACCTGCTGCCTGCGGCCAAAACTGCAGAAGTGATCGCCAAGCTTGAAAAGCTGCAGGCAGAGCTTGAGCAATTGGTCGAGCGTTGGGCTGAGCTGGATGCCTGA
- the fadA gene encoding acetyl-CoA C-acyltransferase FadA codes for MSLNPRDVVIVDFGRTPMGRSKGGMHRNTRAEDMSAHLISKVLERNVKVDPNEVEDVIWGCVNQTLEQGWNIARMASLMTQIPHTSAAQTVSRLCGSSMSALHTAAQAIMTGNGDVFVVGGVEHMGHVSMMHGVDPNPHMSLYAAKASGMMGLTAEMLGKMHGITREQQDAFGVRSHQLAHKATLEGKFKDEIIPMQGYDENGFLKIFDYDETIRPETTLESLAALKPAFNPKGGTVTAGTSSQITDGASCMIVMSAQRAQDLGIQPLAVIRSMAVAGVDPAIMGYGPVPATQKALKRAGLNMADIDFIELNEAFAAQALPVLKDLKVLDKMNEKVNLHGGAIALGHPFGCSGARISGTLLNVMKQNGGTFGLSTMCIGLGQGIATVFERV; via the coding sequence ATGAGCTTGAATCCTAGAGACGTGGTGATTGTTGACTTCGGTCGCACCCCGATGGGCCGCTCCAAGGGTGGCATGCACCGCAACACCCGGGCTGAAGACATGTCTGCGCACCTGATCAGCAAAGTGCTGGAGCGCAACGTCAAGGTTGACCCGAACGAAGTCGAAGATGTGATTTGGGGGTGTGTGAACCAGACCCTGGAGCAAGGCTGGAACATTGCGCGCATGGCGTCGCTGATGACCCAGATCCCGCACACTTCCGCAGCCCAGACCGTGAGCCGCCTGTGCGGTTCGTCCATGAGCGCCCTGCACACCGCAGCCCAGGCAATCATGACCGGCAATGGTGACGTTTTCGTGGTTGGCGGCGTCGAGCACATGGGGCATGTGAGCATGATGCATGGCGTTGATCCTAACCCGCACATGTCGCTGTACGCGGCAAAAGCCTCGGGCATGATGGGCCTGACGGCCGAAATGCTGGGCAAGATGCACGGTATTACCCGCGAACAGCAGGATGCCTTTGGCGTGCGTTCCCACCAGCTTGCCCACAAGGCGACGCTGGAAGGCAAGTTCAAGGACGAAATCATCCCGATGCAGGGCTATGATGAAAACGGCTTCCTGAAAATTTTCGACTATGACGAAACCATTCGTCCGGAAACCACCCTGGAAAGCCTGGCCGCCCTGAAACCGGCGTTCAACCCCAAGGGCGGCACCGTGACAGCGGGTACTTCATCGCAGATCACCGATGGTGCTTCGTGCATGATCGTGATGTCGGCGCAGCGTGCCCAGGACCTGGGCATTCAGCCGCTGGCGGTGATTCGCTCGATGGCGGTTGCCGGTGTGGATCCGGCGATCATGGGCTATGGTCCAGTACCGGCTACACAAAAAGCATTGAAGCGTGCGGGCTTGAATATGGCCGATATCGACTTCATTGAGCTCAACGAAGCTTTCGCTGCACAGGCACTGCCAGTGCTGAAAGATTTGAAAGTGCTCGACAAGATGAATGAGAAGGTTAACCTGCACGGCGGCGCCATCGCTCTGGGTCATCCATTTGGATGCTCGGGTGCGCGTATCTCCGGCACCTTGCTCAATGTCATGAAGCAAAATGGCGGCACTTTCGGGTTGTCCACCATGTGCATTGGCCTCGGCCAGGGCATTGCCACCGTCTTCGAACGCGTTTAA
- the fadB gene encoding fatty acid oxidation complex subunit alpha FadB, with the protein MIYEGKAITVTALESGIVELKFDLKGESVNKFNRLTLNELRQAVDAIKADASVKGVIVSSGKDVFIVGADITEFVENFKLPDAELIAGNLEANKIFSDFEDLNVPTVAAINGIALGGGLEMCLAADFRVMADSAKIGLPEVKLGIYPGFGGTVRLPRLIGVDNAVEWIASGKENRAEDALKVSAVDAVVAPAQLANAALDLIKRAISGELDYKAKRQPKLEKLKLNAIEQMMAFETAKGFVAGQAGPNYPAPVEAIKTIQKAANFGRDKALEVEAAGFAKLAKTSASQCLIGLFLNDQELKKKAKAYDKIARDVKQAAVLGAGIMGGGIAYQSASKGTPILMKDINEHGIEQGLAEAAKLLVGRVDKGRMTPAKMAEVLNGIRPTLSYGDFGHVDLVVEAVVENPKVKQAVLAEVENHVKEDAILASNTSTISISLLAKALKRPENFVGMHFFNPVHMMPLVEVIRGEKSSDLAVATTVAYAKKMGKNPIVVNDCPGFLVNRVLFPYFGGFARLVSAGVDFVRIDKVMEKFGWPMGPAYLMDVVGIDTGHHGRDVMAEGFPDRMKDDRRSAIDALYEAKRLGQKNGKGFYAYEADKRGKQKKVVDSSVLEVLKPIVYEQREVTDEDIINWMMIPLCLETVRCLEDGIVETAAEADMGLVYGIGFPLFRGGALRYIDSIGVAEFVALADQYADLGALYHPTAKLREMAKNGQSFFG; encoded by the coding sequence ATGATTTACGAAGGTAAAGCCATCACGGTAACGGCTCTTGAAAGCGGCATCGTCGAATTGAAATTCGACCTCAAGGGTGAGTCCGTCAACAAGTTCAACCGTCTAACCCTGAACGAATTGCGTCAGGCAGTGGATGCGATCAAGGCAGATGCTTCGGTCAAGGGTGTCATCGTTTCCAGCGGTAAAGACGTCTTTATCGTCGGCGCAGACATCACCGAATTCGTCGAAAACTTCAAGTTGCCGGATGCCGAGCTGATTGCAGGCAATCTCGAAGCCAACAAAATCTTCAGTGATTTCGAAGACCTCAACGTACCGACAGTTGCGGCCATCAATGGCATCGCACTGGGTGGCGGTCTCGAAATGTGCCTGGCCGCGGACTTCCGGGTCATGGCCGACAGCGCCAAGATTGGCCTGCCTGAAGTCAAGCTGGGCATTTACCCGGGTTTTGGCGGCACCGTTCGCCTGCCACGTCTGATTGGCGTCGACAATGCTGTGGAGTGGATTGCCTCCGGCAAGGAAAACCGCGCTGAAGATGCGCTGAAAGTCAGCGCCGTTGATGCTGTGGTTGCCCCCGCTCAATTGGCGAATGCCGCGCTGGACCTGATCAAGCGCGCCATCAGTGGCGAGCTGGACTACAAGGCCAAGCGTCAGCCGAAGCTCGAGAAGCTCAAGCTCAACGCCATTGAACAAATGATGGCTTTCGAAACGGCCAAGGGGTTCGTGGCCGGCCAGGCAGGCCCGAACTATCCTGCCCCGGTTGAAGCGATCAAGACGATCCAGAAAGCCGCCAACTTCGGTCGTGACAAGGCGCTGGAAGTGGAAGCTGCCGGCTTTGCCAAGCTGGCCAAGACGTCCGCTTCGCAGTGCCTGATCGGCCTGTTCCTGAACGATCAGGAACTCAAGAAAAAGGCCAAGGCCTACGACAAGATTGCCAGGGACGTGAAGCAGGCAGCCGTACTTGGCGCAGGCATCATGGGTGGCGGTATTGCCTATCAGTCGGCCTCCAAAGGTACGCCGATCCTGATGAAAGACATCAATGAACACGGCATCGAGCAGGGCCTGGCGGAAGCCGCCAAGCTGCTGGTTGGTCGCGTTGATAAAGGTCGTATGACCCCGGCGAAGATGGCTGAAGTGCTCAACGGCATTCGTCCTACCTTGTCTTACGGCGATTTCGGCCACGTCGACCTGGTGGTCGAAGCGGTAGTCGAGAACCCGAAGGTCAAGCAAGCCGTGCTGGCTGAAGTGGAAAACCACGTCAAGGAAGATGCCATTCTGGCCTCCAACACCTCGACCATTTCCATCAGCTTGCTGGCCAAGGCCCTCAAGCGTCCGGAAAACTTTGTCGGCATGCACTTCTTCAACCCGGTGCACATGATGCCGCTGGTTGAAGTGATCCGTGGCGAGAAGTCCAGCGATCTGGCTGTAGCAACCACCGTTGCCTACGCCAAGAAAATGGGCAAGAACCCGATCGTCGTCAACGATTGCCCGGGCTTCCTGGTCAACCGCGTGCTGTTCCCGTATTTCGGCGGTTTCGCCCGCTTGGTCAGTGCCGGTGTCGACTTCGTGCGCATCGACAAGGTCATGGAAAAATTCGGCTGGCCAATGGGCCCGGCTTACCTGATGGACGTGGTCGGCATCGACACCGGTCACCACGGCCGTGACGTCATGGCTGAAGGTTTCCCGGATCGCATGAAAGACGATCGCCGCTCGGCGATTGATGCTCTGTACGAAGCCAAGCGCCTGGGTCAGAAAAACGGCAAGGGTTTCTATGCCTACGAGGCAGACAAGCGCGGCAAGCAGAAGAAAGTCGTTGATTCGAGCGTGCTTGAAGTGCTCAAGCCGATCGTCTACGAGCAGCGTGAAGTCACCGACGAAGACATCATCAACTGGATGATGATCCCGTTGTGCCTGGAAACCGTGCGTTGCCTGGAAGACGGCATCGTTGAAACCGCAGCCGAAGCCGATATGGGCCTGGTCTACGGTATTGGCTTCCCTCTGTTCCGTGGCGGCGCCCTGCGCTACATCGATTCGATCGGTGTTGCAGAGTTCGTGGCCCTGGCCGATCAGTACGCTGACTTGGGCGCGCTGTACCACCCGACTGCGAAGCTGCGTGAGATGGCCAAGAACGGCCAGAGCTTCTTCGGTTAA
- a CDS encoding MOSC domain-containing protein, translating into MLRLSALYRFPVKSGKGESLSQARLDKLGLAGDRRWMLVDEASGRFLTQRSDPGLSQLTALWNASGGLTLSAHGLDALEVPVPDAETGLRGVTIWRDTLRVPDAGDAAADWLSRFVGKSVRLVHVPLERARTTEAGYGRDDDKVAFADGYPLLLIGQASLNDVSHKVGRPLEMLRFRPNLVIEGSEAFAEDGWKRIRIGDVEFRVVKPCSRCILTTIDPQTGVRDEQREPLATLMTYRKQAEGTMFGQNLVNDGNGLLEVGMPVTILE; encoded by the coding sequence ATGCTGCGTTTAAGTGCGCTTTATCGTTTTCCGGTGAAATCTGGAAAAGGCGAAAGCCTGTCTCAGGCCCGACTCGACAAACTGGGTCTGGCAGGTGACAGGCGCTGGATGTTGGTGGACGAAGCGAGCGGGCGCTTTCTGACTCAGCGTTCCGACCCCGGGCTGAGCCAGCTCACGGCCTTGTGGAATGCCTCCGGCGGGCTGACGTTGAGCGCCCACGGCCTTGATGCGCTGGAGGTCCCGGTGCCGGATGCCGAAACCGGCTTGCGTGGCGTCACGATCTGGCGCGATACCTTGCGCGTACCGGATGCAGGTGATGCTGCCGCTGACTGGCTAAGCCGTTTTGTTGGCAAATCGGTGCGGCTGGTGCATGTCCCGCTCGAGCGTGCGCGCACCACCGAAGCGGGTTATGGCCGGGATGATGACAAAGTGGCGTTTGCTGATGGCTACCCGCTGCTACTGATTGGTCAGGCGTCGCTGAATGATGTTTCGCACAAAGTTGGGAGGCCGCTGGAGATGCTGCGCTTCAGGCCAAACCTGGTGATTGAAGGCAGCGAAGCCTTTGCCGAGGACGGCTGGAAGCGCATTCGCATCGGGGATGTCGAGTTCCGAGTGGTCAAGCCCTGTTCACGCTGCATTCTGACCACCATTGACCCGCAAACCGGTGTGCGTGACGAGCAGCGTGAACCGCTGGCGACCTTGATGACCTATCGCAAGCAGGCAGAGGGGACAATGTTCGGCCAGAACCTGGTGAACGACGGCAACGGCCTGTTGGAAGTCGGCATGCCGGTGACGATTCTCGAATAA
- a CDS encoding transglycosylase SLT domain-containing protein: MRSRLFNFLSCLLLTGCAAHYAQAADLTQQRQLYDDAKRALGKGDSGPYLRNADALKTYPLTPYLAYDELTARLKSASNQEIERFLADHGDLPQANWMKLRWLRWLAERGDWATFAKYYDPKLNFTELDCLNGQYQVQHKLKAEGYATAEKLWLVGKAQPAACDALFSQWAAEGQLTEQKRWQRVKLAAEARNYGLATSLANGLNTLGPQARLMIDVAQKPDMLSQPSRFLPASEAMSDAVGLGLRRLARQNPEKAASLLDTYAANMHFSRDEKVAIAREIGLTFARRYDSRGLDIMTRYDPELRDNTVTEWRLRLLLRLARWEDAYQLTRKLPQDLATTSRWRYWQARSLELAEPKNPQAQALFKTVAKERDFYGFLAADRAQTPYQLNNRPLMLSPQVIKKVRNTPGIQRALEFHDRGQIVDGRREWYHVSRLFSRDEMVAQAKLAYDMQWYFPAIRTISLAKYWDDLDIRFPMAHRDTLVREAKVRGLHSSWVFAITRQESAFMADARSGVGATGLMQLMPATAKETARKFSIPLASPQQVLIPDKNIQLGAAYLSQVHSQFNGNRVLASAAYNAGPGRVRQWLKGANHLGFDVWIESIPFDETRQYVQNVLSYSVIYGQKLNVPQPLVDWHERYFDDQ; encoded by the coding sequence ATGCGCAGTCGTCTTTTCAACTTTTTATCCTGCCTGCTTCTCACTGGCTGCGCCGCGCACTACGCCCAGGCCGCAGACCTTACCCAACAACGCCAGCTGTATGACGATGCAAAACGGGCCTTGGGCAAGGGTGACTCCGGGCCGTATTTGCGCAATGCCGACGCCCTGAAAACCTATCCGTTGACGCCTTACCTGGCCTACGACGAGCTGACGGCGCGCCTGAAATCGGCCAGCAATCAGGAAATCGAACGGTTCCTCGCCGACCATGGCGATCTGCCCCAGGCCAACTGGATGAAATTGCGCTGGTTGCGCTGGCTGGCCGAGCGTGGCGACTGGGCAACCTTTGCCAAGTACTACGACCCCAAGCTCAACTTCACTGAACTGGACTGCCTGAACGGCCAGTATCAGGTCCAGCACAAGCTCAAGGCAGAAGGCTATGCCACCGCCGAGAAACTGTGGCTGGTGGGCAAGGCTCAGCCTGCCGCCTGTGATGCATTGTTCAGCCAGTGGGCCGCCGAGGGCCAGTTGACCGAGCAAAAACGCTGGCAGCGGGTGAAACTGGCGGCCGAAGCCCGGAATTACGGGCTGGCCACTTCTCTGGCCAATGGCCTCAACACCCTGGGCCCACAGGCAAGACTGATGATTGATGTCGCGCAGAAGCCCGACATGCTGAGCCAGCCTTCGCGCTTTCTACCGGCCAGCGAGGCCATGTCTGACGCCGTTGGCCTGGGCCTGCGCCGCTTGGCACGTCAAAATCCGGAAAAAGCCGCATCCCTGCTCGACACCTATGCCGCCAACATGCATTTCTCCCGCGACGAAAAAGTCGCCATCGCTCGGGAAATCGGCCTGACGTTCGCCCGCCGCTACGACAGCCGCGGCCTGGACATCATGACCCGGTACGACCCTGAACTGCGGGACAACACCGTCACCGAATGGCGCCTGCGCCTGCTGTTGCGCCTGGCCCGCTGGGAAGACGCCTACCAGTTGACCCGCAAGCTGCCGCAAGATCTGGCTACGACCAGCCGCTGGCGTTACTGGCAAGCTCGCAGCCTTGAGCTGGCCGAGCCCAAGAACCCGCAAGCTCAGGCCCTGTTCAAGACCGTGGCCAAAGAGCGTGACTTTTATGGCTTCCTGGCCGCCGACCGGGCGCAAACACCCTATCAGCTCAACAACCGTCCGTTGATGCTCAGCCCGCAGGTGATCAAAAAAGTACGCAACACCCCGGGTATTCAGCGCGCTCTGGAATTCCATGATCGCGGGCAAATCGTGGATGGTCGTCGCGAGTGGTACCACGTCAGCCGATTGTTCAGCCGTGATGAAATGGTCGCCCAGGCCAAGCTGGCCTACGACATGCAGTGGTATTTCCCGGCAATTCGCACCATCAGCCTGGCCAAGTATTGGGATGACCTGGACATTCGCTTCCCGATGGCTCACCGCGACACACTGGTGCGTGAAGCCAAGGTGCGCGGATTGCACTCGAGCTGGGTGTTCGCCATTACCCGTCAGGAAAGTGCATTCATGGCCGACGCCCGTTCTGGCGTGGGCGCCACCGGCCTGATGCAGTTGATGCCTGCCACCGCCAAAGAGACCGCACGAAAATTCAGCATCCCGCTGGCTTCGCCCCAGCAAGTGCTGATCCCTGACAAAAACATCCAGCTGGGTGCAGCCTACCTGAGCCAGGTCCACAGCCAGTTCAATGGCAACCGGGTTCTGGCATCAGCGGCCTATAACGCCGGCCCCGGCCGTGTTCGCCAATGGCTCAAAGGCGCGAACCACCTGGGTTTCGACGTATGGATCGAAAGCATTCCCTTCGACGAAACCCGCCAGTACGTACAAAACGTGCTGTCATATTCGGTGATCTACGGCCAAAAGCTCAACGTACCGCAACCGCTGGTGGACTGGCACGAGCGATATTTTGATGACCAATGA
- a CDS encoding DUF1653 domain-containing protein, whose product MQLQPGLYQHYKGPQYRVFNVARHSETEEEVVFYQALYGDFGFWVRPLSMFLETVTVEGEQVPRFALIQAEPSLFSRP is encoded by the coding sequence ATGCAGCTACAACCTGGGCTCTATCAACATTACAAAGGGCCGCAATATCGGGTATTCAATGTGGCTCGCCACTCTGAAACCGAAGAAGAAGTCGTGTTCTACCAGGCCCTGTATGGCGATTTCGGTTTTTGGGTGCGTCCGTTGAGCATGTTTCTGGAAACCGTCACCGTCGAAGGTGAGCAGGTGCCGCGCTTTGCTCTGATCCAGGCTGAACCCAGCCTCTTTTCCCGGCCCTGA
- a CDS encoding universal stress protein → MPYEHILVAVDLTEECDPVINRASESAKANGAKLSLVHIVEPMAMAFGGDVPMDLSQLQQQQFDQAKERLERLIHKYPQLSKDNCHLTYGQPRQEIHALAKAQACDLIVVGSHGRHGLALLLGSTANDVLHGAPCDVLAVSLKKAE, encoded by the coding sequence ATGCCCTACGAACATATTTTGGTCGCCGTCGACCTGACCGAAGAATGTGACCCCGTGATCAACCGCGCCAGCGAAAGCGCCAAGGCTAACGGAGCCAAACTGTCACTGGTACATATCGTTGAGCCAATGGCCATGGCGTTTGGTGGCGACGTGCCAATGGACCTCTCACAATTGCAGCAACAACAATTCGATCAGGCCAAGGAACGCCTTGAGCGCCTTATCCACAAATACCCGCAGCTCTCAAAAGACAACTGCCACCTGACCTATGGTCAGCCGCGCCAGGAAATCCATGCCCTGGCCAAAGCGCAAGCCTGCGACCTGATCGTGGTCGGCAGTCATGGCCGTCACGGCCTGGCACTGCTGCTGGGCTCTACCGCCAACGACGTACTGCATGGTGCACCCTGCGATGTTCTGGCTGTAAGCCTGAAGAAAGCCGAATAA